The Cyclobacteriaceae bacterium DNA segment TAGCCGCTGTTTCGCTGCCTAAGAAATCGCGTATATCGGTCAGCGCTACTGTTTTTTTATAGGCTTCCAGAAAAGGAATGGAAAGCGGTGTATACGACCAGTGCCACCGCTCTTCTTCGTAACCAGTTCGCCCATCCGTTTTTGTAGTGTACGGTTGGCAGAATCCATATTCATGGGCATGCGCCTTCAGCCATTCGTAAATTTTCAAGCCCTCGCCAGAATCAAAATACTCATTGTTCAGGTTGTTGAGGTCCATATCGGTACCCCAATGGTGGCGCGATGAACCCGGCATTGATGAATAGAGTAAAATCTTCTTTGCCCGATCCACATCAGTTTTAGATTCCTTGTCATTAACCCATTTTCTTTCCCAAATGGCTTTTTGCTGTAAATAATTTCGCGTAGCCGAAATGATCACCAGGTTTACGCCATCTTGCTTTGCAGCTTCAGCCATGCGTACAAAGGCTTCATACGTTTCCTTACGCAAATAAGCTCCTTTTGCTGATCCACCTGTATACTGGTCGTCAAGTTGCACAAACCGGTCATCCTGATTTTGATTGAACTTGCCCAACAAATAATTTTTATCAACATCCTGCGCATGCAGAAGTGATAGACTAAAAAGAAATAGTACAAGAAATGAGGTAAGTGACTTCATATTCGGTTTGGTTACAAAAATGAAGCCTAAAACTAAGATTTTACCTCAAAACAAGAAACCTAAACTTTTACATCGGCCTTGTTCATCACACGGGTTTGCACCTGTATGGATTCCTGGTGTACCAGCTTAAGCATTTCGCGAGAAAAATCCTCAGATAATCCCATCGCCAACCCAAGCGCTACGCGTGTATGAATGATCTCTTCCCAACGATTTACCTGAAGAATGGTGACCTGGTTATCCTTTTTGAACTGGCCGATCTTTTCAGATATTTTCATTCGGGCCGCAAACTTCTGCATGATCTCATCATCCAATTGGTCAATCTGCTCACGGAACATACTCAATGCATCCTTCACATTTTTATCTTCAGCCGATGGCGTACGCACCACCAATCCCTCAATAATTTTCGCCAATGATGATGGTGTTACCTGTTGCTTCGCATCGCTCCACGCAGCATCCGGATGTATGTGACTTTCGATCATCAACCCAGCCATATCGAGGTCGAGTGCTTTTTGTGCAATGAACGGAATCAATTCGCGCGTACCGCAAATGTGGCTGGGATCGCAGATGATATCCAGTTCCGGAATGCGTGTTTTCAATTCAATGGCCATATCCCACATGGGTGCATTTCTAAACGGTCCTTTTTCGAATGAAGAAAATCCGCGATGAATGGCCGCTAACTTGGTAATGCCAGCCTTGTTCAAGCGTTCAAGCGCTCCGATCCATAATTCCAGATCAGGGTTAACCGGATTTTTCACCAACACCGGAACATCCACGCCCTTCAACGCATCCGCTATCTCCTGAACTGAAAATGGATTTACCGTTGAACGTGCACCTACCCAAAGAATATCCACACCGGCTTTCAAACAGGCTTCCACGTGTGCCCCATTGGCTACTTCCGTAGCAATGGGCAACCCGGTCTCCTGCTTTGCTTGCACCAACCACTTCAATCCTTCTTCACCCATGCCCTCAAACTGACCGGGCCGTGTGCGGGGTTTCCAGATTCCGGCACGCAATACATGTGCCTTTCCGGTTGCTGCAATTTGCTTGGCCGTTGTAACCATCTGGCTTTCTGTTTCCGCACTGCACGGACCACTTATAATGAGTGGCCGCGTAGTTGCAGGCGACCAGTTCTTCATCGGTTCAAGTTGTAATTCCTTTTTCATAGTTGACATATCCTTATTTATTTCTTAAAATTTTTATGCTTTTACCATTTCGGTTTGTTTGTTCTCTTTTGTTGATGAAGCTGAAAGTTCAGTTCCATCCAGTATTCTTCTGATTTCGTTTGCTTCGGTCATAATCCTGTACAATTCGGTTGTATTCTTTTTCATTAAATGATATTGAAAGCGTTGCAAATGAATGATGTATTCCTGTAACGCCTGGCTCAGGTATTCCATGTTTTGCTCAAAAATGGGCGCCCACATACCCGGTGAACTTTTTGCCAGACGCACCGTTGACGCAAAACCACTACCGGCCAGGGTGAAAATATTTTTTTCATCCTTTTCAATATCCAACACGGTTTGCCCCAACAAAAAAGAACTTACGTGCGACAAATGCGAAACATACGCCACATGTTTGTCGTGTTCATCAGGTTGCATGTAGATGGCTTTCATGCGCAAGGTTTCAAATACCTTGTTCACCAAAGCCAATGCTTCCGCAGATGACCGCTGATGTTCACAGATAATGGTTGTCTTTCCAGTAAATAATCCGGAGAACGCGGCATCGGGTCCGGAATTTTCAGTACCCGCAATCGGGTGAGCCGCCACAAACTGCGCACGCTTTGGATGGTTGGTAACCGCTTTACAAATCTGTGCCTTAGTGGATCCTACATCCATCACAACCGTATGCTTTCCGATGCTATCCAACACCTGCGGAAGTTTGCCAGCCAGCAAGTTTACAGGGATTGCAAAAATTACAAGATCAGCCGAAGTAAAAGCTGAATGTTCATCTGCTATCCGATCAACAATTTTTAACTCGACTGCTCGCTCACCATGAGCCGCACTGGCATCCACCCCAACCAGTTCAGTAGCCAACCCTGTTTTGCGCAGGTCAATTGCCAACGAACCCCCAATTAAACCCAATCCAACAACTGTTACTTTCATACTGCTACTGATTTATCTTTTAGCGATTCAGGCTCTGCTTGCTTCCAGTCTGCAATCCGCTGGTGTGCTTCTTTCAACTGTTGTTCAGGTGAACATAATGAAAGCCTGATATACCGGTTTCCTGTCTGACCAAAAACAAAACCTGGTGTAATGAAAACTTTAGCACCATATAAAATCTGATCAACCCACTCACCTACATCCGCAATTTGATCTGGCACCTTTGCCCACACAAACAATCCGGATTGATTCGGTGAGTATGTGCACGAAAGTGTATCCAGAATTTTGTGTGCCCATGCCTTTCTGCTTGCATACACCTTATTCAATTCCGTAAACCACGCTGCGTCATTCTTCAACGCCTCAACCGCGGCATGTTGTAAGCTAAGAAACATTCCCGAGTCCATGTTGCTTCGAACCCGCAGCACCGCATCAATGTATTCCTTCCTTCCGGCCACCCAGCCCAAACGCCAACCGGCCATGTTGTGCGACTTACTTAAGGAGTTTAATTCAAGTGCGACTTCCGTTGCTCCTTCTGTTGATAAAATACTGATGGGATGATCGTTCAGGATCAGGCTGTATGGGTTATCATTTATGATTAAAAATTTATGTTTGCGCGCCAAATTAACCAACGCCTGCAATTCATTGTGCGAAGCAATGCGTCCCGTAGGCATATGCGGAAAATTAACCCACATGATTTTTACCCGCGATAAATCCTGTTGTTCCAGTTCCTCCAAATCAATGCCCCAGTTCAATGTTTCTTTTAGCGCGTATGTTTTGGGCTTGGCGCCAACCAGTTTTGTCACAGAAGCATACGTTGGGTAACCCGGATCAGGAATCAATACTTCATCTTCTTCATTCAGGAATGCCATGCTGATATGCAAAATCCCTTCCTTTGATCCCATAAGCGGAAGAATCATGGTTTCGGGATCAAGAATGACATCATATGTGCGATTGTAGAAATCAGATATACTTCTTCGAAAATCCGGAATCCCTTTGTAGCTCTGATAGCCGTGACTGTTGGGTTGCTGTGCCGAAGTGGTAAGCGCATCAATAACAGGTTGTGCCGGGGCTAAATCCGGACTGCCAATACCCAGGTTGATTACTTTTAGTTTCGGTGTATCCAGCGAACGCACTTCTGCCAGTTTTTTGCTGAAGTAGTATTCCTCAATGTGTTGTATTCTTTTCGCGGTTTCAATCATAGTATTTCTGAACAATTCATTAGTTGTATTCAATTTTTGCCTTCTTATACTCACCCAATACGTTTAAGTTTTTTACCTGCCGCAACACCTGCTTCATCGCATCGTCATACTGTTTTCTCCGCTTCCATTCCACATCTACATGAATGCGGTATTCACTGGGCTTTCCGATAACCGGTATCGATTGAATTTTTAACAAGTTGATCTGATTTAGCTTGAACGTCATCAATGCATCAGCCAGGCTGCCCACTTCATTGGCCACTTCAAAACTCAACGATGCCTTGTTTGCCTTTTCATTATTTTCCGATTTACGGGTTAACACCAGAAAGCGCGTAAAGTTTTTCTTGTGGGTTTCAATGCGCTTCTCCAGAATTTGCAGACCATACTTTTTCGCAGCCAACTCATTGGCAATGGCTGCGGTTTGTTTAAGCTTTAATGTTTTAACACGCTTTGCTGAAAGAGCCGTGTCATCACTTTCGCGGATTTCAATGCCATTCAACGTGTGGATGAACTCGGTACACTGGCGCAAAGCCATTGGGTGTGATTCAATGGTTTTGATATCGGACAGCTTTACACCAGGCAAGGTTAGCAGGTGCATGTGAATGGGCAGGTATAACTCGCCCACAATGCTGAAGTGATATTGCTGAAGTAAAAAATAATTCGGAAGGATGCTTCCGGCAATGCTGTTCTCAATGGCCATTACGGCAAAATCAGCTTCGCCCTTTTTTAAGCTTTCGCATAACGCATGAAAAGTCAAGCATTCAACCGGTTGAATAGCTTGCT contains these protein-coding regions:
- a CDS encoding prephenate dehydrogenase, with product MKVTVVGLGLIGGSLAIDLRKTGLATELVGVDASAAHGERAVELKIVDRIADEHSAFTSADLVIFAIPVNLLAGKLPQVLDSIGKHTVVMDVGSTKAQICKAVTNHPKRAQFVAAHPIAGTENSGPDAAFSGLFTGKTTIICEHQRSSAEALALVNKVFETLRMKAIYMQPDEHDKHVAYVSHLSHVSSFLLGQTVLDIEKDEKNIFTLAGSGFASTVRLAKSSPGMWAPIFEQNMEYLSQALQEYIIHLQRFQYHLMKKNTTELYRIMTEANEIRRILDGTELSASSTKENKQTEMVKA
- a CDS encoding M15 family metallopeptidase; protein product: MKSLTSFLVLFLFSLSLLHAQDVDKNYLLGKFNQNQDDRFVQLDDQYTGGSAKGAYLRKETYEAFVRMAEAAKQDGVNLVIISATRNYLQQKAIWERKWVNDKESKTDVDRAKKILLYSSMPGSSRHHWGTDMDLNNLNNEYFDSGEGLKIYEWLKAHAHEYGFCQPYTTKTDGRTGYEEERWHWSYTPLSIPFLEAYKKTVALTDIRDFLGSETAAKIDIITNYVDGVACK
- a CDS encoding prephenate dehydratase; protein product: MTKNKKLKIAIQGLEASFHEVAARTYFQQAIQPVECLTFHALCESLKKGEADFAVMAIENSIAGSILPNYFLLQQYHFSIVGELYLPIHMHLLTLPGVKLSDIKTIESHPMALRQCTEFIHTLNGIEIRESDDTALSAKRVKTLKLKQTAAIANELAAKKYGLQILEKRIETHKKNFTRFLVLTRKSENNEKANKASLSFEVANEVGSLADALMTFKLNQINLLKIQSIPVIGKPSEYRIHVDVEWKRRKQYDDAMKQVLRQVKNLNVLGEYKKAKIEYN
- a CDS encoding aminotransferase class I/II-fold pyridoxal phosphate-dependent enzyme, producing the protein MIETAKRIQHIEEYYFSKKLAEVRSLDTPKLKVINLGIGSPDLAPAQPVIDALTTSAQQPNSHGYQSYKGIPDFRRSISDFYNRTYDVILDPETMILPLMGSKEGILHISMAFLNEEDEVLIPDPGYPTYASVTKLVGAKPKTYALKETLNWGIDLEELEQQDLSRVKIMWVNFPHMPTGRIASHNELQALVNLARKHKFLIINDNPYSLILNDHPISILSTEGATEVALELNSLSKSHNMAGWRLGWVAGRKEYIDAVLRVRSNMDSGMFLSLQHAAVEALKNDAAWFTELNKVYASRKAWAHKILDTLSCTYSPNQSGLFVWAKVPDQIADVGEWVDQILYGAKVFITPGFVFGQTGNRYIRLSLCSPEQQLKEAHQRIADWKQAEPESLKDKSVAV
- a CDS encoding chorismate mutase, which gives rise to MKKELQLEPMKNWSPATTRPLIISGPCSAETESQMVTTAKQIAATGKAHVLRAGIWKPRTRPGQFEGMGEEGLKWLVQAKQETGLPIATEVANGAHVEACLKAGVDILWVGARSTVNPFSVQEIADALKGVDVPVLVKNPVNPDLELWIGALERLNKAGITKLAAIHRGFSSFEKGPFRNAPMWDMAIELKTRIPELDIICDPSHICGTRELIPFIAQKALDLDMAGLMIESHIHPDAAWSDAKQQVTPSSLAKIIEGLVVRTPSAEDKNVKDALSMFREQIDQLDDEIMQKFAARMKISEKIGQFKKDNQVTILQVNRWEEIIHTRVALGLAMGLSEDFSREMLKLVHQESIQVQTRVMNKADVKV